One segment of Gordonia terrae DNA contains the following:
- a CDS encoding sensor histidine kinase, giving the protein MTAAISAATIAFVLALCLGVVIGRRTRDPRRSRGFALIDRLSRGSASADATATVLHDTLGPRAVPTWAEVRDSDVQATTDDGRMTKAGLLSMVVRNTETAIAVVDEFRDVVLYNQRAVELGLVREMLLADPVWDAVKEVLDTGVARRFEFSPPMSSLGFVSTGRTPRPSVEHVRCHAKIVAQGDERYVVAYGLDDTEHKRVEATRRDFVANVSHELKTPVGAIGLLAEALLESADDTDSVQHFSRRVVGETKRMGNMVSELLALSRLQDGVTPEFTCIDVDSLIDDALASATLAAEAAAIELRADDPIGVIIRGDRPLLLTALNNLISNAVSYSPSDTVVSISRRVIKIDGRPMVAIAVTDRGIGIEPEDQQRVFERFFRVDKARSRMTGGTGLGLAIVKHVAANHGGTINLWSKPGTGSTLTLCIPEDLSDTGWPVAAEQALSDPDSPPRALPSAEGDDPSARPTEGHTS; this is encoded by the coding sequence GTGACCGCCGCAATCTCCGCCGCGACGATCGCGTTCGTACTCGCGCTCTGCCTCGGTGTCGTGATCGGACGACGCACCCGGGACCCCAGACGGTCTCGCGGATTCGCGCTCATCGATCGCCTCTCACGTGGTTCCGCGTCCGCAGACGCCACCGCGACCGTCCTCCACGACACCCTCGGCCCCCGTGCTGTGCCGACCTGGGCGGAAGTTCGCGACTCCGATGTCCAGGCGACCACCGATGACGGTCGAATGACCAAGGCCGGACTGCTGAGCATGGTGGTGCGCAACACCGAGACCGCCATCGCCGTCGTCGACGAATTCCGCGACGTCGTGCTCTACAACCAGCGGGCCGTCGAACTCGGACTCGTGCGCGAGATGCTGCTGGCCGACCCCGTGTGGGATGCGGTGAAGGAAGTCCTCGACACCGGGGTCGCCCGCCGCTTCGAGTTCAGTCCGCCGATGTCGAGTCTCGGCTTCGTCTCGACGGGCCGGACCCCACGGCCCAGCGTCGAACACGTGCGCTGCCACGCCAAGATCGTCGCGCAGGGCGACGAACGCTACGTCGTCGCATACGGTCTCGACGACACCGAACACAAACGCGTGGAGGCCACCCGGCGGGACTTCGTCGCCAACGTCTCACACGAACTCAAGACACCGGTGGGGGCCATCGGCCTGCTCGCCGAGGCGCTGCTGGAGTCGGCCGACGACACCGACTCGGTACAGCACTTCAGCCGTCGCGTGGTCGGCGAGACCAAGCGCATGGGCAACATGGTGAGCGAACTGCTGGCGCTGTCCCGGCTGCAGGACGGCGTCACGCCGGAGTTCACGTGCATCGATGTCGATTCGCTCATCGACGACGCGCTGGCGTCGGCGACCCTCGCCGCCGAGGCGGCGGCGATCGAGTTGCGCGCAGACGACCCGATCGGGGTGATCATCCGCGGTGACCGGCCACTGCTGCTCACCGCGTTGAACAACCTCATCTCCAACGCCGTCTCGTACTCACCGTCGGACACCGTGGTCTCCATCAGTCGCCGGGTCATCAAGATCGACGGCCGGCCGATGGTGGCCATCGCGGTCACCGACCGCGGGATCGGCATCGAGCCGGAGGATCAGCAGCGCGTCTTCGAACGGTTCTTCCGGGTCGACAAGGCCCGCTCGCGGATGACCGGCGGCACCGGCCTCGGTTTGGCCATCGTCAAGCACGTGGCGGCCAACCACGGCGGGACCATCAACCTGTGGAGCAAACCCGGTACGGGCTCCACGTTGACGCTCTGCATCCCGGAGGATCTCTCGGACACCGGCTGGCCGGTGGCGGCCGAGCAGGCCCTGTCGGATCCCGATTCCCCGCCCCGCGCACTGCCCTCCGCGGAGGGTGACGATCCATCTGCCCGACCCACCGAAGGACACACGAGTTGA
- a CDS encoding YbjN domain-containing protein: MSRTEVVDLLEKTLGENEIAFTRKSGGGADVDHVVVELPGERKLKTTVLLTASEHGVRVEAFVCRRPDENHAGVYKHLLKRNRRLYGVAYTIDNTGDIYLVGRISADALSSGEVDRILGQVLEAADGDFNTLLELGFLTSIRREWAWRVSRGESLRNLLAFEHLIDKESLPEAGAPLEGRYVPGESVVEGADQATDVGSKSDES; encoded by the coding sequence GTGAGCCGCACCGAGGTCGTCGACCTGCTCGAGAAGACGCTGGGCGAGAACGAGATCGCCTTCACACGCAAGAGCGGCGGCGGCGCCGACGTCGACCATGTGGTCGTCGAGTTGCCCGGCGAACGCAAACTCAAGACCACCGTGCTGCTGACGGCGAGCGAGCACGGTGTCCGAGTGGAGGCCTTCGTCTGTCGTCGGCCCGACGAGAACCACGCCGGGGTCTACAAACACCTGCTGAAGCGCAATCGCCGGCTGTACGGTGTCGCCTACACCATCGACAACACCGGTGACATCTACCTGGTGGGTCGGATCTCCGCCGATGCGTTGAGTTCCGGCGAGGTCGATCGCATTCTGGGTCAGGTCCTCGAGGCCGCCGACGGCGACTTCAACACCCTGCTCGAACTCGGCTTCCTCACCTCGATCCGGCGCGAGTGGGCGTGGCGGGTGTCGCGCGGTGAGTCCCTGCGCAACCTGCTCGCGTTCGAGCACCTGATCGACAAGGAGTCGCTGCCGGAGGCCGGGGCGCCGCTCGAAGGCCGCTACGTTCCCGGCGAGTCGGTCGTCGAGGGTGCAGACCAGGCGACTGACGTCGGGTCCAAATCGGACGAATCGTAG
- a CDS encoding APC family permease, whose translation MTASTDAGATGQNAEKQPELKRVLGWKLLLLFIIGDILGTGVYALTGQVAGEVGGAAWLPFLIAFAVATLTAFSYLELVTKYPQAAGAALYVHKAFGVHFITFIVLFTVMCSGITSATTASRAFAVNMLAAFSGDKPDATSPALFAIAIGFLLLVMFINFRGVAEGVGTNVVLTLVELTGLLLVLFIGYWFMVGGNADHWDAVVAFESPDDKNVFIAVTAATSLAFFALVGFEDSVNMAEECKEPTRIFPKVMLSGLGITAVVYVLIAICAVAIVPVGVLAESETPLVDVVQTAAPDFPMSDLLPWISMFAVANTALINMMMASRLLYGMAKQGVLPKFLAYVHPGRRTPFAAIVFTTVIALCLLTYVSADPEGSIVGLLGGTTALLLLAVFTVVNVSVLVLRKDKVGHNHFRTYTPIAVLGAVTCGYLTLPITGRDPEQYVVAGWLLLLGIVLWALTYWWNKRSGAAATSAYDDIPPHEIP comes from the coding sequence ATGACAGCCAGTACAGACGCCGGCGCGACCGGCCAGAATGCGGAGAAGCAGCCCGAGCTCAAACGCGTGTTGGGCTGGAAGCTGTTGTTGCTGTTCATCATCGGCGACATCCTGGGCACCGGCGTCTACGCGCTCACCGGTCAGGTCGCCGGCGAGGTCGGCGGCGCGGCCTGGTTGCCGTTCCTGATCGCCTTCGCGGTGGCGACGCTGACGGCGTTCTCCTATCTGGAGCTGGTAACGAAGTATCCCCAGGCCGCCGGCGCCGCGCTGTACGTGCACAAGGCATTCGGCGTCCACTTCATCACGTTCATCGTGCTGTTCACCGTCATGTGTTCGGGCATCACGTCGGCGACCACCGCATCCCGCGCGTTCGCGGTGAACATGCTGGCCGCCTTCAGCGGCGACAAGCCCGATGCCACGAGTCCGGCACTGTTCGCCATCGCCATCGGATTCCTGCTGTTGGTCATGTTCATCAACTTCCGCGGCGTCGCCGAAGGTGTGGGCACCAACGTGGTCCTGACCCTCGTCGAGCTGACCGGCCTGCTCCTGGTGCTGTTCATCGGCTACTGGTTCATGGTGGGCGGCAACGCCGATCACTGGGATGCGGTGGTGGCCTTCGAGAGTCCCGACGACAAGAACGTCTTCATCGCGGTCACCGCGGCGACGTCCCTGGCGTTCTTCGCCCTGGTCGGGTTCGAGGACTCGGTGAACATGGCCGAGGAGTGCAAGGAACCCACCCGGATCTTCCCGAAGGTCATGCTGAGCGGCCTCGGCATCACCGCGGTCGTCTACGTGCTCATCGCGATCTGCGCCGTGGCGATCGTCCCGGTCGGCGTCCTCGCCGAGAGCGAGACCCCGCTCGTCGACGTCGTGCAGACCGCGGCCCCGGACTTCCCGATGTCAGACCTGCTCCCCTGGATCTCGATGTTCGCCGTCGCCAACACCGCGCTCATCAACATGATGATGGCCAGCCGGTTGCTGTACGGCATGGCCAAGCAGGGCGTGCTCCCGAAGTTCCTCGCCTATGTGCACCCGGGGCGCCGGACGCCCTTCGCCGCCATCGTCTTCACCACCGTCATCGCGCTGTGCCTGCTCACCTACGTCAGCGCCGATCCCGAGGGTTCGATCGTCGGCCTGCTCGGCGGCACCACCGCACTGTTGCTGCTCGCGGTGTTCACCGTCGTCAACGTGTCGGTTCTGGTGCTGCGCAAGGACAAGGTGGGGCACAACCACTTCCGCACCTACACACCCATCGCGGTCCTCGGCGCGGTCACCTGCGGCTACCTGACGTTGCCGATCACCGGACGTGACCCCGAGCAGTACGTCGTCGCCGGCTGGCTGCTGCTCCTCGGCATCGTCCTGTGGGCCCTCACCTACTGGTGGAACAAGCGCTCGGGAGCCGCCGCCACCTCGGCGTATGACGACATCCCGCCGCACGAGATCCCCTGA
- a CDS encoding metal ABC transporter solute-binding protein, Zn/Mn family, whose product MKKSLLAAAGVLSAAALVLSACSSDSGGSDGPPTVVASTNVWGSVATAVAGDKAQVTALYNNADGDPHEFEPSAADTATIADADILVFNGGHYDSYMEEAAANSDATAVDAFALLGGDEHAEADHAEGDHSDGAHDHSHDDQNEHVFYDLPVVAQVADKVADALAEQDPANAETYRANAETFTTGIDGLRAKLTTIREQHAGTEVAQTEPLAGYMLTEAGLVDIAPAGFTQAVEEGQSPAAADRAALQDILADRRAKVLIYNTQAVDPVTQAMLDVAGSAGVPVVKFTETLPDGVTDYLVWQGAQIDALTAALGSGSN is encoded by the coding sequence ATGAAGAAATCCCTGCTGGCCGCCGCCGGCGTGCTGTCTGCCGCCGCCCTGGTGCTGTCCGCCTGCTCAAGCGATTCCGGCGGGTCCGACGGCCCGCCGACCGTCGTCGCCTCCACGAACGTGTGGGGCTCGGTGGCGACGGCCGTCGCCGGGGACAAGGCCCAGGTCACGGCGCTGTACAACAACGCAGACGGCGACCCCCATGAGTTCGAGCCGTCCGCCGCCGACACCGCGACCATCGCCGACGCCGACATCCTCGTGTTCAACGGCGGCCACTACGACTCCTACATGGAAGAGGCCGCGGCCAACTCCGACGCGACCGCGGTCGACGCGTTCGCCCTGCTCGGGGGCGACGAGCACGCCGAGGCCGACCACGCCGAAGGTGACCACTCCGACGGCGCCCACGACCACTCGCACGACGACCAGAACGAGCACGTCTTCTACGACCTGCCGGTCGTCGCCCAGGTGGCCGACAAGGTGGCCGACGCCCTGGCCGAGCAGGACCCGGCCAACGCGGAGACCTATCGCGCCAACGCCGAGACCTTCACCACGGGCATCGACGGCCTGCGGGCGAAGCTCACCACGATCCGCGAGCAGCATGCGGGCACCGAGGTCGCGCAGACCGAGCCGCTCGCGGGTTACATGCTGACCGAGGCCGGACTCGTCGACATCGCGCCGGCCGGTTTCACCCAGGCCGTGGAAGAGGGCCAGTCGCCGGCGGCCGCGGACCGCGCAGCCCTCCAGGACATCCTCGCCGACCGCCGCGCGAAGGTGCTCATCTACAACACCCAGGCCGTGGATCCGGTGACGCAGGCGATGCTCGACGTCGCGGGTTCGGCGGGCGTCCCGGTCGTGAAGTTCACCGAGACCCTTCCCGACGGC
- a CDS encoding 4-coumarate--CoA ligase family protein — translation MSFTSPFPDVEIPDVSVFEFLFGAVAEDDLGRTALVDPKSGATTTYAQLISQIDAAAGALASRGIGVGDVVGILSPNIPAFATVFHGVLRAGGTATTINALFTGPEIAKQLRDSGAKMLVTISPMLEQAKAAAAEVGLADADLIVLDGEGQDASGHPNAADLLGAGLSAPEVSFDPSTHVAVLPYSSGTTGNPKGVALSHRNLVANVAQIRPLQGMGADDVVIAVLPFFHIYGMTVLLNAALYNRASLVIMPRFDLVEFLENIQNHKVTMAYIAPPVAVALAKHPIIDNYDLSSLHTMMSGAAPLDDELGQAVAKRLDLHMLQGYGMSELSPVSHIIPADTPGLLGQQDPPLSSTGWAVPNSENKIVDPASGAEIELPSEGLSEPGELWVKGPNVMLGYLNNEQATADTIDADGYLHTGDMAQVDPTGCVYIVDRLKELIKYKGYQVPPAELEALLLTNDKIADAAVIGVIEAESGEEIPKAFVVRQPDADISAEEVIEFVASKVAPHKKVRAVEFIETIPKSASGKILRKDLRK, via the coding sequence ATGAGCTTCACGAGTCCGTTCCCTGACGTCGAGATCCCCGATGTGAGCGTGTTCGAGTTCCTGTTCGGTGCGGTGGCCGAGGACGATCTGGGACGCACCGCTCTGGTCGATCCGAAGTCGGGGGCGACGACGACGTATGCGCAGTTGATCTCGCAGATCGATGCGGCGGCGGGTGCGTTGGCGTCGCGGGGGATCGGTGTGGGTGATGTGGTGGGCATCCTGTCGCCCAACATCCCGGCGTTCGCGACGGTCTTCCACGGCGTCTTGCGGGCCGGCGGCACCGCGACGACGATCAACGCGCTGTTCACCGGGCCCGAGATCGCCAAGCAGCTCCGTGATTCGGGCGCGAAGATGCTGGTGACGATCTCGCCGATGCTGGAGCAGGCCAAGGCCGCCGCCGCCGAGGTCGGGCTGGCGGATGCGGATCTGATCGTCCTCGACGGCGAGGGTCAGGACGCCTCGGGGCATCCGAACGCCGCCGATCTGTTGGGGGCGGGACTGTCCGCGCCGGAGGTGTCGTTCGATCCGTCGACGCACGTGGCGGTGCTGCCGTATTCGTCGGGGACGACCGGCAATCCGAAGGGTGTGGCGCTCTCGCACCGCAACCTCGTCGCCAACGTCGCCCAGATCCGTCCGCTGCAGGGCATGGGCGCCGACGACGTGGTGATCGCGGTGCTGCCGTTCTTCCACATCTACGGCATGACGGTGCTGCTCAACGCCGCCCTCTACAACCGGGCGTCGCTGGTGATCATGCCGCGCTTCGATCTGGTCGAGTTCCTGGAGAACATCCAGAACCACAAGGTGACGATGGCCTACATCGCCCCGCCGGTGGCGGTGGCGCTGGCCAAGCACCCGATCATCGACAACTACGACCTGTCCTCGCTGCACACGATGATGTCGGGTGCCGCACCGCTGGATGACGAGCTGGGTCAGGCGGTGGCCAAGCGTCTGGACCTGCACATGCTGCAGGGCTACGGCATGAGCGAGTTGTCGCCGGTCAGCCACATCATCCCGGCCGACACCCCGGGTCTGCTGGGGCAGCAGGATCCGCCGCTGTCCTCCACGGGCTGGGCGGTGCCCAACTCGGAGAACAAGATCGTCGATCCCGCCTCCGGCGCGGAGATCGAGCTGCCGAGCGAGGGGCTGTCCGAACCCGGCGAGCTGTGGGTGAAGGGCCCCAACGTGATGCTGGGTTACCTCAACAACGAGCAGGCGACCGCCGACACCATCGACGCCGATGGTTACCTGCACACCGGTGACATGGCGCAGGTCGATCCGACCGGTTGCGTCTACATCGTCGACCGGCTCAAGGAACTCATCAAGTACAAGGGCTACCAGGTGCCGCCCGCCGAGCTCGAGGCGCTGCTGCTGACCAACGACAAGATCGCCGACGCGGCGGTCATCGGGGTCATCGAGGCGGAATCGGGTGAGGAGATCCCGAAGGCGTTCGTGGTGCGTCAGCCCGATGCCGACATCTCCGCCGAGGAGGTCATCGAGTTCGTGGCGTCGAAGGTCGCCCCGCACAAGAAGGTTCGTGCGGTGGAGTTCATCGAGACGATCCCGAAGTCGGCCTCGGGCAAGATCCTGCGCAAGGACCTCCGGAAGTAG
- a CDS encoding GNAT family N-acetyltransferase: MADVGNLRIEHSPARERYEAILVAESSGEDEVVGYVDYVSEPYQVVVTHTVIREQFSGHGYAGQLVRAVLEDIRGSGKQVVPVCSYVQRFIERHPEFADMAVPVPQ, encoded by the coding sequence ATGGCGGACGTGGGAAACCTGCGAATCGAGCATTCACCTGCGCGGGAGCGGTACGAGGCGATCCTCGTCGCCGAATCCTCGGGCGAGGACGAGGTCGTCGGATACGTCGACTATGTCTCCGAGCCGTACCAGGTGGTCGTCACGCACACCGTGATCCGGGAACAGTTCAGTGGTCACGGCTATGCGGGACAACTGGTCCGGGCCGTCCTCGAGGACATCCGTGGCAGCGGAAAGCAGGTGGTGCCGGTCTGCTCCTACGTGCAACGTTTCATCGAGCGCCATCCGGAGTTCGCCGACATGGCGGTACCGGTTCCCCAATGA
- the mshA gene encoding D-inositol-3-phosphate glycosyltransferase — translation MTSSPFPRRVALISVHTSPLAQPGTGDAGGMNVYVWQTATRLARRGVEVEIFTRATSSADAPSVAAAPGVTVRNVVAGPFEGLDKRDLPAQLCAFTAGVLRAEAAQAPGHYDVIHSHYWLSGQVGWLARDRWGVPLVHTAHTLAAVKNASLAEGDTAEPQLRVIGEQQVVGEADRLVANTQTEAAELLSMYGAAADRIDVVTPGADLDCYTTGSASAARAALGLDPDETIVTFVGRIQPLKAPDLLVAAAAPLIRESAESGRKLRLLIVGGPSGSGLQRPTALMDQVAELGIADAVTFLPPQPADRLVQVYRASDVVAVPSHSESFGLVAIEAQACGTPVIAANVGGLGVAVDDGRTGVLVNGHGVGDWTNAIEKLLAQPERLVELGHNARSHAEQFSWEHTVDQLLESYGRAMRSFAAHRSPESPDPSATAGARVRRRWRRRRNRVTV, via the coding sequence ATGACCTCCAGCCCGTTCCCGCGGCGTGTCGCGCTGATCTCCGTGCACACCTCGCCGCTGGCGCAACCGGGTACCGGGGACGCCGGGGGAATGAACGTCTACGTGTGGCAGACGGCGACCCGGCTGGCCCGTCGAGGGGTCGAGGTCGAGATCTTCACGCGTGCGACGTCGTCGGCCGACGCGCCGTCGGTCGCCGCCGCGCCGGGGGTCACGGTGCGCAATGTGGTCGCCGGACCGTTCGAGGGCCTCGACAAACGCGACCTGCCCGCCCAGCTGTGCGCGTTCACGGCCGGGGTGCTCCGCGCCGAGGCGGCCCAGGCGCCCGGCCACTACGACGTGATCCACTCGCACTACTGGCTCTCCGGCCAGGTGGGCTGGCTCGCCCGCGACCGGTGGGGGGTTCCACTGGTACACACCGCGCACACCCTCGCCGCGGTCAAGAACGCGTCATTGGCCGAGGGCGACACGGCCGAGCCCCAGCTCCGCGTGATCGGAGAGCAGCAGGTCGTCGGCGAGGCCGATCGGCTGGTCGCGAACACGCAGACCGAGGCGGCCGAACTGCTCTCGATGTACGGCGCCGCCGCCGACCGCATCGATGTGGTGACTCCGGGGGCCGATCTGGACTGCTACACAACGGGATCCGCCTCGGCGGCGCGCGCGGCACTCGGCCTCGATCCCGACGAGACGATCGTGACGTTCGTCGGGCGCATCCAGCCGCTCAAGGCCCCAGATCTCCTCGTGGCCGCTGCCGCGCCGCTCATCCGCGAGTCCGCCGAGTCCGGCCGAAAGCTGCGACTGCTCATCGTCGGCGGACCGTCGGGGTCGGGCCTGCAACGACCCACCGCACTGATGGACCAGGTCGCCGAACTCGGCATCGCCGATGCGGTGACCTTCCTCCCACCGCAGCCGGCGGATCGTCTGGTGCAGGTCTACCGGGCGTCGGATGTCGTTGCGGTGCCGAGTCATTCGGAGAGCTTCGGGCTGGTCGCGATCGAGGCGCAGGCATGCGGGACGCCCGTCATCGCCGCGAATGTCGGCGGTCTCGGCGTGGCCGTCGACGACGGCCGGACCGGCGTCCTCGTCAACGGGCACGGGGTCGGCGACTGGACGAACGCGATCGAGAAGCTCCTCGCGCAACCCGAACGTCTCGTCGAGCTCGGCCACAACGCCCGTTCCCACGCCGAGCAGTTCTCGTGGGAACACACGGTGGATCAGCTGCTGGAGAGCTATGGCCGCGCCATGCGGTCCTTTGCCGCCCACCGGAGTCCGGAGTCGCCCGACCCGTCGGCGACGGCTGGGGCTCGCGTCCGACGCCGCTGGCGGCGCCGGCGCAACCGGGTGACCGTCTGA
- a CDS encoding phosphoglyceromutase, whose translation MSNGTLILMRHGESEWNASNQFTGWVDVALTEKGKAEAERGGELLVEHDLLPDVVYTSLLRRAITTAHIALDRADRLWIPVIRDWRLNERHYGALQGLNKAETKEKFGDEQFMLWRRSYDTPPPAIEPDAEYSQVGDARYADLAEVPLTECLKDVVDRFIPYYLETIVADVKAGKNVLLAAHGNSLRALVKHLDGISDDDIAGLNIPTGNPLRYDLDDDLKPLNPGGTYLDPEAAAAGAAAVAAQGQK comes from the coding sequence ATGAGCAACGGCACCTTGATCCTGATGCGTCACGGCGAGAGCGAATGGAATGCGTCCAACCAGTTCACCGGCTGGGTCGATGTGGCGCTCACCGAGAAGGGCAAGGCCGAGGCCGAGCGCGGCGGCGAGCTCCTCGTCGAGCACGACCTGCTGCCCGACGTCGTCTACACATCGCTGTTGCGCCGGGCCATCACGACGGCGCACATCGCGCTCGACCGCGCGGACCGCCTGTGGATTCCGGTGATCCGTGACTGGCGGCTCAACGAGCGGCACTACGGTGCGCTGCAGGGCCTCAACAAGGCGGAGACCAAGGAGAAGTTCGGCGACGAGCAGTTCATGCTGTGGCGTCGCAGCTACGACACCCCGCCGCCGGCGATCGAGCCCGACGCTGAGTACAGCCAGGTCGGCGATGCGCGTTACGCCGACCTCGCCGAGGTCCCCCTCACCGAGTGCCTCAAGGACGTGGTCGACCGCTTCATCCCGTACTACCTCGAGACCATCGTGGCCGATGTGAAGGCGGGCAAGAACGTCCTGCTGGCCGCCCACGGCAACTCGCTGCGCGCGCTCGTCAAGCATCTCGACGGGATCTCCGACGACGACATCGCCGGGCTGAACATCCCCACCGGTAACCCGTTGCGCTACGACCTCGACGACGACCTGAAGCCGCTGAACCCGGGTGGTACCTACCTCGACCCCGAGGCCGCCGCCGCCGGCGCCGCCGCGGTCGCCGCGCAGGGGCAGAAGTAG